One window of Microbacterium sp. Root61 genomic DNA carries:
- a CDS encoding alpha-hydroxy acid oxidase, which yields MVQRQLPNPVELLELMKFKKPELDGRKRRLDAALTIADLRTIAKRRTPKAAFDYTDGAAEGELSLSRARQAFEDIEFHPGILRPAPTVDTSVQILGGPSALPFGIAPTGFTRLMQTEGEIAGATAAGAAGIPFTLSTLGTTSIEGVKAANPHGRNWFQLYVMKDREISYGLARRAAEAGFDTLMFTVDTPVAGARLRDKRNGFSIPPQLTLGTIINAIPRPWWWYDFLTTPKLEFASLSTTGGTVGELLDAAMDPTISYEDLEIIRALWPGKIVIKGVQNVEDSKRLIDLGVDGIILSNHGGRQLDRAPIPFHLLPNVVREVGKDATVMIDTGIMNGADIVASVALGAKFTLVGRAYLYGLMAGGQQGVERMIAILQSEIERTMRLLGVSSLHELEPKHVTQLARLMPIGQPAAARAPRARAAAKS from the coding sequence ATGGTCCAGCGCCAGCTCCCCAACCCCGTCGAGCTTCTCGAGCTCATGAAGTTCAAGAAGCCCGAGCTCGACGGACGCAAGCGTCGCCTTGACGCCGCACTCACGATCGCCGACCTCCGCACGATCGCGAAGCGCCGCACGCCCAAGGCTGCGTTCGACTACACCGATGGCGCCGCCGAGGGCGAGCTGTCGCTCAGCCGGGCCCGCCAGGCGTTCGAGGACATCGAGTTCCACCCCGGCATCCTGCGTCCCGCGCCGACGGTGGACACCTCGGTGCAGATCCTCGGCGGACCGTCGGCCCTGCCGTTCGGCATCGCACCGACCGGGTTCACGCGCCTCATGCAGACCGAGGGCGAGATCGCCGGCGCGACCGCGGCCGGAGCCGCCGGCATCCCGTTCACGCTGTCCACGCTCGGCACGACCTCGATCGAGGGCGTGAAGGCGGCGAACCCGCACGGACGCAACTGGTTCCAGCTGTACGTGATGAAGGACCGCGAGATCTCATACGGCCTCGCCCGCCGCGCTGCGGAGGCGGGGTTCGACACACTCATGTTCACCGTCGACACGCCGGTGGCCGGCGCTCGGCTGCGCGACAAGCGCAACGGCTTCTCGATCCCGCCGCAGCTGACGCTCGGCACGATCATCAACGCCATCCCGCGTCCGTGGTGGTGGTACGACTTCCTCACCACGCCGAAGCTCGAGTTCGCGTCGCTGTCGACGACCGGCGGCACGGTCGGCGAGCTGCTGGACGCCGCCATGGACCCGACGATCAGCTACGAGGACCTCGAGATCATCCGTGCGCTCTGGCCCGGCAAGATCGTGATCAAGGGCGTGCAGAACGTCGAGGACTCGAAGCGGCTCATCGACCTCGGCGTCGACGGCATCATCCTCTCCAACCACGGCGGGCGTCAGCTCGACCGAGCGCCGATCCCGTTCCATCTGCTGCCGAACGTCGTGCGTGAGGTGGGCAAGGACGCCACCGTGATGATCGACACGGGCATCATGAACGGCGCGGACATCGTGGCATCCGTCGCCCTCGGCGCGAAGTTCACGCTCGTCGGACGCGCGTACCTCTACGGCCTCATGGCCGGTGGGCAGCAGGGCGTCGAGCGGATGATCGCGATCCTGCAGAGCGAGATCGAGCGCACGATGCGGCTGCTCGGCGTCTCGTCGCTCCACGAGCTCGAGCCCAAGCACGTGACCCAGCTCGCCCGGCTGATGCCGATCGGCCAGCCCGCGGCGGCCCGTGCGCCGCGCGCTCGCGCCGCAGCGAAGAGCTAG
- a CDS encoding FadR/GntR family transcriptional regulator gives MTAAPARAWRLVLERIERDLLEGRFVPGDRLPPERELAAQLGVGRSSVREALRVLEVMGLIRTGTGSGPSSGAIIVATPQGGMSALLRLQVAAHGFPLDDVVRTRLVLESAVVTALAADPDRSTVDARVIVDAMDAGDLTPAEFLALDAQLHLALAEASGNVVIAAMMAGLRTSIESYVLAGAARIPEWDVTSARLRHEHRALLDIIDAGDSVRAGALIHDHISGYYAEAGLARELTPEE, from the coding sequence TTGACGGCCGCGCCCGCACGGGCCTGGCGGCTCGTGCTGGAGCGGATCGAGCGCGACCTGCTCGAGGGTCGTTTCGTCCCCGGAGACCGCCTGCCGCCGGAGCGCGAGCTCGCCGCGCAGCTGGGTGTCGGCCGCTCCAGCGTCCGCGAGGCGCTGCGTGTGCTCGAGGTCATGGGGCTGATCCGCACGGGCACCGGCTCGGGGCCCAGCTCCGGCGCCATCATCGTCGCGACCCCCCAGGGCGGCATGTCGGCCCTTCTACGGCTCCAGGTGGCCGCTCACGGCTTTCCGCTCGACGATGTGGTCCGCACCCGCCTCGTGCTCGAATCGGCCGTCGTGACGGCGCTGGCGGCTGATCCGGACCGATCGACCGTGGATGCGCGGGTGATCGTCGATGCGATGGATGCAGGGGACCTCACTCCCGCCGAGTTCCTGGCGCTGGACGCGCAGCTGCACCTCGCGCTGGCCGAGGCATCCGGCAACGTCGTCATCGCCGCGATGATGGCAGGTCTCCGCACCTCGATCGAGTCCTACGTGCTGGCGGGCGCGGCCCGGATCCCGGAGTGGGATGTCACGTCCGCCCGCCTGCGCCACGAGCACCGCGCCCTGCTCGACATCATCGACGCGGGCGACTCCGTGCGCGCCGGGGCACTCATCCACGACCACATCTCCGGCTACTACGCCGAAGCGGGCCTAGCCCGCGAACTGACACCCGAAGAGTAG
- a CDS encoding DUF1295 domain-containing protein encodes MDPLSLVLIVFGAACAFCWITSLITKETSWVDRLWSIVPAIYVWIFAIAGILAGEDAARLVLMAVLVTAWAVRLTFNFARKGGYTGMEDYRWAILRARMKPWQFQIFNLLFIVLYQNALLVLITLPALIAWQHPVPVNGWDVVFALLFAAFLVGEFTADQQQWNFHQAKKRAGGHLDPGFLTTGLFRVSRHPNFFFEQAQWWAFYALGATAAVASGLGLWGGAINWTILGAVLLTVLFIGSTIFTESITASKYPAYADYRRTTSMLVPWPPKRSAEQPRTA; translated from the coding sequence ATGGATCCGCTGTCGCTCGTCCTGATCGTGTTCGGCGCCGCGTGCGCGTTCTGCTGGATCACGTCCCTCATCACGAAGGAGACGTCGTGGGTCGACCGGCTCTGGTCGATCGTGCCGGCGATCTACGTGTGGATCTTCGCGATCGCGGGGATCCTCGCCGGAGAGGATGCCGCGCGCCTCGTGCTGATGGCGGTGCTGGTCACCGCGTGGGCCGTGCGTCTGACGTTCAACTTCGCCCGCAAGGGCGGATACACCGGCATGGAGGACTACCGCTGGGCGATCCTGCGCGCGCGCATGAAGCCGTGGCAGTTCCAGATCTTCAATCTGCTGTTCATCGTGCTCTACCAGAACGCCCTGCTCGTGCTGATCACCCTCCCCGCGCTGATCGCGTGGCAGCACCCGGTACCGGTCAACGGATGGGATGTCGTGTTCGCCCTTCTGTTCGCCGCATTCCTCGTGGGCGAGTTCACGGCCGACCAGCAGCAGTGGAACTTCCACCAGGCCAAGAAGCGTGCCGGCGGCCACCTCGATCCGGGGTTCCTCACCACAGGGCTGTTCCGCGTCAGCCGTCACCCCAACTTCTTCTTCGAGCAGGCGCAGTGGTGGGCGTTCTACGCCCTCGGCGCGACGGCCGCCGTAGCCTCGGGGCTGGGCCTGTGGGGCGGCGCGATCAACTGGACGATCCTGGGCGCCGTGCTGCTGACGGTGCTGTTCATCGGCTCGACGATCTTCACCGAGTCGATCACCGCCTCGAAGTACCCGGCGTACGCCGACTACCGACGCACGACGTCGATGCTGGTGCCGTGGCCGCCGAAGCGATCGGCTGAGCAGCCGCGCACGGCCTGA
- a CDS encoding thymidine kinase, translating into MAKLYFRYGAMNSGKSTALLQAAYNYEERGQHVLLAKPRIDTKGAGQISSRLGMTRPVDFLIDAADDARGLFAEHQARVRYTHDELTGLSRGPAEVACLLVDEAQFLTPAQIDDLFRVAVLDDVPVMAYGIRGDFLTRAFPGSRRLLEVAHTLEELKTICRCGRKALFNGRLVDGHFVFDGDQVAIDGQEVTYESLCGECYLRESGGRLSS; encoded by the coding sequence GTGGCCAAACTCTACTTCCGCTACGGCGCGATGAATTCGGGGAAGTCGACCGCCCTGCTGCAGGCCGCGTACAACTACGAGGAGCGCGGGCAGCACGTGCTGCTGGCGAAGCCCCGCATCGACACCAAGGGTGCCGGTCAGATCTCCAGCAGGCTCGGGATGACGCGTCCCGTCGACTTCCTGATCGATGCGGCCGACGACGCCCGAGGCCTGTTCGCTGAGCATCAGGCGCGGGTCCGCTACACGCACGACGAGCTCACCGGGCTCAGCCGCGGTCCGGCGGAAGTCGCCTGCCTCCTGGTGGATGAGGCGCAGTTCCTCACCCCGGCGCAGATCGACGACCTGTTCCGCGTCGCGGTGCTCGATGACGTGCCGGTGATGGCGTACGGCATCCGCGGTGACTTCCTGACGCGCGCGTTCCCCGGATCGCGACGCCTGCTGGAGGTGGCGCACACGCTCGAAGAGCTCAAGACCATCTGCCGCTGCGGACGCAAGGCGCTGTTCAACGGGCGCCTCGTCGACGGTCACTTCGTCTTCGACGGCGACCAGGTCGCCATCGACGGCCAGGAGGTCACCTACGAGTCGCTGTGCGGCGAGTGCTACCTGCGCGAGTCGGGCGGACGCCTGAGCTCCTGA
- a CDS encoding pyrimidine dimer DNA glycosylase/endonuclease V → MRLWSLHPSILDRAALVACWREGLLAQKVLAGGTRGYTRHPQLERFRACARPDDAIGHYLARLHDEATARGYRFDLTRVLAPDAAAPGIPVTSGQLDYELEHLRRKVTARDAAWLPRLDDPARAAPSFILAAGGIESWERP, encoded by the coding sequence ATGAGGCTCTGGTCGCTGCATCCGTCGATCCTCGATCGTGCGGCACTCGTCGCCTGCTGGCGCGAGGGACTGCTGGCGCAGAAGGTGCTCGCCGGTGGCACGCGCGGCTATACCCGGCACCCGCAGCTCGAGCGCTTCCGCGCCTGTGCGCGCCCCGACGACGCGATCGGCCACTACCTCGCGCGGCTGCACGACGAAGCGACGGCGCGAGGCTACCGGTTCGACCTCACCCGAGTCCTTGCACCGGATGCGGCGGCCCCTGGTATTCCGGTCACGTCCGGTCAGTTGGATTACGAGCTCGAGCACCTGCGCAGGAAGGTGACGGCACGGGATGCCGCCTGGCTGCCACGACTGGACGATCCGGCGAGGGCGGCGCCGAGCTTCATCCTGGCCGCCGGTGGGATCGAGTCTTGGGAACGGCCGTAG
- a CDS encoding malate:quinone oxidoreductase: protein MVKDTVDVVLIGGGIMSATLGTLLSELQPDWKISVFERLHDVGLESSNAWNNAGTGHAALCELNYTPEGPDGSVDPAKAISINEQFQQSRQFWSSLVEQGVLDAPSTFINSTPHMTFVRGEKDVAFLKARYEALKTQPLFSGIQYSEDSRVINQWAPLLMQKRRAGEPFAATRVPAGTDVDFGALTHQLFDNLRARGVDVVTNREVRTLKRQKDGTWLIKWRNSLGRTPGSTRARFVFVGAGGWALKLLQRSGIPEISGFGVFPIGGQFLKTTNPALVAQHQAKVYSQASVGAPPMSVPHLDTRVVDGEAALMFGPFATFSPKFLKNGSMLDIVTQVRAGNIGPMLKVAIDNPSLITYLVSELLKNHAKKVDTLRDFVPTAKDEDWELIQAGQRAQVMKKDPKKGGVLQFGTEVVTGADGTIAGLLGASPGASTAVSIMLGLLQTCFPEQIDGWEPRLRELIPTYGETLNPRPEAAAEVQAETAQALALTA from the coding sequence ATGGTGAAAGATACGGTCGACGTCGTACTCATCGGCGGTGGCATCATGAGCGCCACTCTCGGTACCCTCCTTTCCGAGCTCCAGCCCGACTGGAAGATCTCGGTCTTCGAGCGACTTCACGACGTCGGACTGGAAAGCTCCAACGCGTGGAACAACGCCGGCACCGGGCACGCCGCCCTGTGCGAGCTGAACTACACGCCCGAGGGCCCGGACGGCTCCGTCGACCCGGCCAAGGCCATCTCGATCAACGAGCAGTTCCAGCAGAGCCGCCAGTTCTGGTCGTCGCTCGTGGAGCAGGGCGTGCTGGACGCACCCTCGACGTTCATCAACTCGACGCCGCACATGACGTTCGTGCGGGGCGAGAAGGATGTCGCGTTCCTCAAGGCGCGCTACGAAGCGCTCAAGACGCAGCCGCTGTTCTCCGGCATCCAGTACAGCGAGGACTCCCGGGTCATCAACCAGTGGGCCCCGCTGCTGATGCAGAAGCGCCGTGCGGGCGAGCCGTTCGCGGCGACCCGTGTGCCTGCGGGCACCGACGTGGACTTCGGTGCGCTCACCCACCAACTGTTCGACAACCTCCGCGCCCGCGGAGTCGACGTCGTCACCAACCGCGAGGTCCGCACGCTCAAGCGTCAGAAGGACGGCACCTGGCTCATCAAGTGGCGCAACTCACTGGGCCGCACGCCCGGGTCGACGAGGGCGCGCTTCGTGTTCGTCGGTGCCGGTGGCTGGGCGCTCAAGCTGCTGCAGCGCTCCGGCATCCCCGAGATCTCCGGCTTCGGCGTGTTCCCGATCGGCGGGCAGTTCCTGAAGACCACGAACCCCGCCCTGGTCGCGCAGCATCAGGCGAAGGTGTACTCGCAGGCGTCCGTCGGTGCCCCGCCGATGTCGGTGCCGCACCTGGACACGCGCGTCGTCGACGGCGAGGCCGCGCTCATGTTCGGCCCGTTCGCGACGTTCAGCCCCAAGTTCCTCAAGAACGGCTCGATGCTGGACATCGTGACGCAGGTGCGGGCCGGCAACATCGGCCCGATGCTCAAGGTCGCGATCGACAACCCGTCGCTGATCACGTACCTCGTCAGCGAGCTGCTGAAGAACCACGCCAAGAAGGTCGACACGCTCCGTGACTTCGTGCCCACCGCGAAGGACGAGGACTGGGAGCTGATCCAGGCTGGTCAGCGCGCGCAGGTCATGAAGAAGGACCCGAAGAAGGGCGGCGTGCTGCAGTTCGGCACTGAGGTCGTCACGGGTGCCGACGGCACGATCGCCGGCCTGCTCGGCGCCTCTCCGGGCGCCTCGACGGCGGTCTCGATCATGCTGGGGCTGCTGCAGACGTGCTTCCCCGAGCAGATCGACGGCTGGGAGCCGCGCCTGCGCGAGCTCATCCCGACCTACGGCGAGACCCTCAACCCGCGCCCCGAGGCTGCGGCCGAGGTGCAGGCCGAGACGGCGCAAGCACTGGCGCTGACAGCCTGA
- a CDS encoding VIT1/CCC1 transporter family protein translates to MVDASVVRKWVLDANDGIISTTGIIQGFAGAGANDETVLFAAVTLMITGGLSLGGAAYAEAAQDRDAELEVIAEEKRRLAMSPDDEREQLRAHYLERGLDERLADQVAAQLMRTDPLGAQLETEHGMLEGAAPATRPLWIALRGFFGFISGAMPVTAAVVFVPDEWRFAVAMSVVVISLTVTGLVSARAGTGHPVRAIARSVTIGLFIALLSFLAGNVFELVDQFLPQIDVDLDVTPAPTP, encoded by the coding sequence GTGGTCGACGCCTCCGTCGTCCGCAAATGGGTGCTCGATGCCAACGACGGGATCATCTCGACCACCGGCATCATCCAGGGCTTCGCCGGAGCCGGTGCCAACGACGAGACGGTGCTGTTCGCGGCGGTGACGCTGATGATCACGGGCGGGCTCTCGCTCGGCGGCGCGGCGTACGCCGAGGCGGCGCAGGATCGGGATGCCGAGCTCGAGGTCATCGCCGAGGAGAAGCGGCGCCTCGCCATGAGTCCGGACGACGAGCGCGAGCAGCTGCGGGCGCACTATCTCGAGCGCGGCCTCGACGAACGACTCGCGGATCAGGTCGCGGCCCAGCTCATGCGCACCGATCCGCTCGGGGCCCAACTGGAGACCGAGCACGGGATGCTGGAGGGCGCGGCTCCTGCGACCCGTCCGCTGTGGATCGCGCTGCGCGGCTTCTTCGGATTCATCTCCGGCGCCATGCCCGTGACCGCTGCGGTGGTGTTCGTGCCCGACGAGTGGCGCTTCGCCGTCGCGATGAGCGTCGTGGTCATCTCCCTGACGGTCACGGGGCTCGTCTCGGCGCGCGCCGGGACGGGGCATCCGGTGCGGGCGATCGCGCGGTCGGTCACGATCGGCCTGTTCATCGCCCTGCTCTCGTTCCTCGCCGGAAACGTGTTCGAGCTGGTCGACCAGTTCCTGCCGCAGATCGACGTCGACCTGGATGTCACCCCCGCCCCGACTCCCTGA
- a CDS encoding aspartate-semialdehyde dehydrogenase: MTRISDSGLSVAVVGATGQVGTVMREILAERAFPIRELRLFATARSAGTAVEFGGQTIIIEDVATADPAGIDIALFSAGATGSRAHAPRFAAAGATVIDNSSAWRMDPDVPLIVSEVNPHAISEARKGIIANPNCTTMAAMPVLKVLDTEAGLERLIVSTYQAVSGSGIAGAEELLGQVEGVLAQGDTLRLVHDGSAVDFPQPEKYIAPIAFDVIPFAGNLVDDGENETDEEKKLRNESRRILELPGLRVAGTCVRVPVFTGHSLSIHVEFARDITPDRAREVLSTAPGVALEEVPTPLYAAGKDPSYVGRIRADQSAPEGKGLVLFISNDNLRKGAALNAVQIAEVVAASLGANA, encoded by the coding sequence ATGACCCGCATCTCTGACTCAGGACTCTCTGTCGCCGTCGTCGGCGCCACCGGACAGGTCGGCACGGTCATGCGCGAGATTCTGGCCGAGCGCGCCTTCCCGATCCGTGAGCTGCGACTGTTCGCGACCGCCCGCTCCGCCGGGACCGCTGTCGAGTTCGGCGGCCAGACCATCATCATCGAGGACGTCGCGACCGCCGACCCCGCCGGCATCGACATCGCCCTGTTCTCGGCCGGTGCGACCGGCAGCCGTGCGCACGCCCCGCGCTTCGCCGCGGCCGGCGCGACGGTCATCGACAACTCCAGCGCCTGGCGCATGGACCCCGACGTGCCGCTCATCGTCAGCGAAGTCAACCCGCACGCGATCAGCGAGGCGCGCAAGGGCATCATCGCCAACCCGAACTGCACCACGATGGCCGCGATGCCGGTGCTCAAGGTCCTCGACACCGAGGCCGGTCTCGAGCGTCTCATCGTCAGCACCTACCAGGCCGTCAGCGGGTCGGGCATCGCCGGTGCCGAAGAGCTGCTCGGACAGGTCGAAGGCGTCCTCGCCCAGGGGGACACGCTCCGCCTGGTGCACGACGGTTCAGCCGTGGACTTCCCGCAGCCGGAGAAGTACATCGCGCCGATCGCGTTCGACGTCATCCCGTTCGCCGGCAACCTCGTCGACGACGGCGAGAACGAGACCGATGAGGAGAAGAAGCTCCGCAACGAGAGCCGCCGCATCCTCGAGCTTCCTGGCCTCCGCGTCGCGGGCACGTGCGTGCGCGTCCCCGTCTTCACCGGCCACTCGCTGTCGATCCACGTCGAGTTCGCCCGCGACATCACGCCCGACCGGGCCCGCGAGGTGCTCTCCACCGCGCCGGGCGTCGCCCTCGAAGAGGTCCCGACGCCGCTGTACGCCGCGGGCAAGGACCCGAGCTACGTCGGTCGGATCCGCGCCGACCAGTCGGCGCCCGAAGGCAAGGGGCTGGTGCTGTTCATCAGCAACGACAACCTGCGCAAGGGTGCCGCGCTCAACGCCGTGCAGATCGCGGAGGTCGTCGCGGCCTCCCTCGGCGCGAACGCCTGA
- a CDS encoding N-acetylglucosamine kinase produces the protein MTGLVVAVDAGGSKTEAVSVTRDGEVRAFRRGPGASPHLEGLDSSVRIVDDLIRSVALGSPVAQASLYISGLDLPSESDDYRAAAAGFDWAGPATIIANDLFALLRAGTDEPNAVAVICGTGINAVGVRADGADVRFPSLGEISGDWGGGAGLGAVALWHAARDVDRRGPRTALTPAIVAALGVRSIADLIEDLHFGRRDSADLTHLAPIVFRAAAHGDIVARSIVERQAEEIAAFVRACVVRLELESVPIPVVLGGGVIRSGDPLLLAQVHERIAGVAPFARPEIYDGPPVVGAALLALEQVGADRVALERARDEVTRAAASVTTLRHPV, from the coding sequence ATGACCGGCCTGGTCGTCGCGGTAGACGCGGGCGGTTCCAAGACAGAGGCGGTCTCGGTGACCCGCGACGGGGAGGTGCGTGCATTCCGGCGCGGACCGGGCGCGAGCCCGCACCTGGAGGGGCTCGACTCATCCGTGCGCATCGTGGACGACCTCATCCGATCGGTCGCGCTCGGCAGCCCGGTCGCGCAGGCGAGTTTGTACATCTCCGGGCTCGACCTGCCCAGCGAGAGCGACGACTACCGCGCGGCTGCCGCCGGCTTCGACTGGGCGGGCCCGGCGACGATCATCGCCAACGACCTGTTCGCGCTGCTGCGCGCCGGAACCGACGAGCCGAACGCCGTCGCCGTCATCTGCGGCACCGGCATCAACGCGGTCGGCGTACGGGCCGATGGAGCGGATGTGCGCTTTCCGTCCCTCGGCGAGATCTCAGGGGACTGGGGCGGCGGTGCGGGACTCGGCGCGGTGGCCCTGTGGCACGCGGCCCGCGACGTCGACCGCCGCGGACCGCGCACCGCACTGACCCCTGCGATCGTGGCGGCGTTGGGCGTGCGCTCGATCGCCGACCTGATCGAAGACCTGCACTTCGGTCGACGGGATTCGGCCGACCTCACGCATCTCGCGCCGATCGTGTTCCGCGCCGCCGCCCACGGCGACATCGTCGCGCGCAGCATCGTCGAGCGCCAGGCCGAGGAGATCGCCGCCTTCGTACGTGCCTGCGTCGTCCGGCTCGAGCTCGAGTCCGTGCCGATCCCGGTGGTGCTGGGCGGCGGCGTGATCCGCTCCGGCGACCCGCTGCTGCTGGCACAGGTGCACGAGCGCATCGCGGGCGTCGCGCCCTTCGCCCGGCCCGAGATCTACGACGGTCCGCCCGTGGTCGGTGCGGCGCTTCTGGCGCTCGAGCAGGTCGGTGCCGATCGCGTCGCGCTCGAGCGGGCGCGGGACGAGGTGACCCGCGCCGCGGCGTCGGTCACCACGCTGCGGCATCCGGTCTGA
- a CDS encoding 6-phospho-beta-glucosidase: protein MKLTIVGGGSTYTPELIDGFARLRDLLPLEEIHLVDPDPQRLELVGGMSRRMLAHAGHPAKVVTTTDLVAGVADADAVLIQLRVGGQDAREADETWPHEVGCIGQETTGPGGLAKALRTVPVVLRIADAVRRHAKPDAWIIDFTNPVGIVTRALLQHGHRAVGLCNVAIGFQRRFAELFGVEHDRVSLGHVGLNHLTWERGILVDDSDRLPNLLRDRLNDLADDVHLAPALIEQLAALPSYYLRYYYAHDEVLHEQLHEPTRAAAVRAIERELLELYARPEENTKPEALERRGGAFYSEAAIELLAAMQSGTDRARVVNLRNDGRLPFLPDDHVIEVPAVFRDGAFVAEPIAALPDDMAGLIASVAGYERLALDAAVHGGRDRVLRAMRAHPLVLQHDRAEKLTDLLLAENARFLEWAR, encoded by the coding sequence ATGAAGCTCACGATCGTCGGCGGTGGGTCGACCTACACACCCGAGCTCATCGACGGGTTCGCGCGGCTGCGCGACCTTCTTCCGCTGGAGGAGATCCACCTCGTCGACCCGGATCCCCAGCGCCTGGAACTGGTCGGAGGGATGTCGCGCCGCATGCTCGCGCACGCCGGACACCCCGCGAAGGTGGTCACCACGACCGACCTCGTCGCCGGGGTGGCCGATGCGGACGCCGTCCTCATCCAGCTGCGCGTCGGTGGACAGGATGCCCGGGAGGCCGACGAGACCTGGCCGCACGAAGTCGGGTGCATCGGTCAGGAGACGACCGGACCCGGCGGCCTCGCCAAAGCGCTGCGCACCGTGCCGGTGGTCCTGCGGATCGCCGACGCCGTGCGCCGGCACGCCAAGCCGGACGCGTGGATCATCGACTTCACCAATCCCGTCGGCATCGTCACGCGCGCCCTGCTGCAGCACGGCCACCGTGCTGTCGGGCTGTGCAACGTCGCGATCGGCTTCCAGCGTCGCTTCGCCGAACTGTTCGGCGTCGAGCACGACCGGGTCAGCCTCGGGCATGTCGGTCTGAACCATCTGACGTGGGAACGCGGCATCCTCGTGGATGACAGCGACCGACTCCCGAACCTGCTGCGCGATCGGCTGAACGACCTCGCCGACGACGTGCACCTCGCTCCGGCGCTGATCGAACAGCTGGCAGCGCTGCCGTCCTACTACCTGCGGTACTACTACGCCCATGACGAGGTGCTGCACGAGCAGCTGCACGAGCCGACGCGCGCCGCCGCTGTGCGGGCGATAGAGCGCGAGCTGCTCGAGCTCTATGCGCGGCCGGAGGAGAACACCAAGCCGGAGGCGCTGGAGCGTCGCGGGGGAGCGTTCTACTCGGAAGCGGCGATCGAGCTGCTCGCCGCCATGCAGAGCGGCACCGACCGGGCGCGTGTGGTGAATCTGCGCAACGACGGGCGGCTCCCGTTCCTGCCGGACGACCACGTCATCGAGGTGCCCGCGGTGTTCCGCGACGGGGCGTTCGTGGCGGAGCCGATCGCGGCGCTGCCGGACGACATGGCGGGCCTCATCGCCTCCGTCGCCGGATATGAACGGCTCGCCTTGGATGCCGCGGTGCACGGTGGACGTGATCGCGTGCTGCGCGCCATGCGGGCGCATCCGCTCGTCCTCCAGCATGACCGCGCGGAGAAGCTCACCGACCTGCTGCTCGCGGAGAACGCACGATTCCTCGAGTGGGCGCGATGA
- a CDS encoding ROK family transcriptional regulator, translating into MSQIDPGTPTWLRAHNDRTAFRLLLEHGPLTRARLGKLSGMSKPTAAQMLARLERVGLIAPVGEVSAGRGPNAVTYGVRTDRITGVAISILEHSIHAVVVDAVDADHPIVEVVRDAADRSPQNDVRAAVLAACDAAGISEASVSRVVVGVQAAVFVEGDELSFTDTLPGWPESGARQQIEAALDLDVTLDNDVNLAAMAERSAGVAQDASSFALLWMGGGLGVGLDVGGIVLRGAHGGAGELGYLAVPRAALEFEPDANDLTDLLGGPAVLRLLGGSESQPLADVLVGLPENPAALAALADRIVLAVEPLLAVLDPALIVLGGPTGSAGGEALAELVNARMDASARPKLSIRTSGTGRQPVLLGARQKLVEQIHAELEDEISAVTDPQRWSVEA; encoded by the coding sequence ATGAGTCAGATCGACCCGGGTACCCCCACGTGGCTGCGGGCCCACAACGACCGGACGGCGTTCCGCCTGCTCCTGGAGCACGGACCGCTGACCCGCGCGCGGCTGGGCAAGCTGTCGGGCATGTCCAAACCGACCGCAGCGCAGATGCTGGCGCGCCTCGAGCGCGTCGGCCTGATCGCGCCGGTCGGTGAAGTCTCGGCCGGACGCGGGCCCAACGCCGTCACCTACGGGGTGCGCACCGACCGCATCACGGGGGTGGCGATCTCGATCCTCGAGCACAGCATCCATGCCGTCGTCGTCGACGCCGTCGACGCGGACCACCCGATCGTCGAGGTGGTGCGCGACGCCGCGGACCGCTCGCCGCAGAACGACGTGCGGGCGGCCGTCCTGGCCGCGTGTGATGCCGCCGGCATCTCCGAGGCATCCGTCAGCCGGGTCGTCGTGGGGGTGCAGGCCGCCGTGTTCGTCGAGGGCGATGAGCTGTCGTTCACCGACACGCTGCCCGGCTGGCCCGAATCCGGCGCCCGGCAGCAGATCGAGGCGGCCCTGGACCTGGACGTCACCCTCGACAACGACGTGAACCTCGCGGCGATGGCCGAGCGTTCCGCAGGGGTGGCGCAGGACGCCTCGAGCTTCGCCCTGCTGTGGATGGGCGGTGGCCTCGGCGTAGGCCTCGACGTCGGCGGGATCGTCCTCCGCGGCGCCCACGGTGGCGCCGGCGAGCTCGGCTATCTCGCCGTGCCGCGGGCCGCACTCGAGTTCGAACCGGACGCGAACGACCTCACCGACCTGCTCGGCGGCCCGGCCGTGCTGCGGCTGCTCGGGGGGAGCGAGTCGCAGCCACTCGCGGACGTGCTCGTGGGGCTGCCGGAGAATCCGGCCGCGCTGGCCGCGCTCGCCGACCGCATCGTGCTGGCCGTGGAGCCGCTGCTGGCCGTGCTCGACCCCGCGCTGATCGTGCTCGGCGGCCCGACCGGCTCAGCGGGCGGAGAAGCGCTCGCCGAGCTGGTGAACGCGCGGATGGATGCCTCGGCACGTCCCAAGCTCTCGATCCGCACCAGCGGGACCGGGCGGCAGCCGGTGCTGCTCGGTGCGCGGCAGAAGCTCGTCGAGCAGATCCACGCCGAGCTGGAGGACGAGATCTCCGCCGTGACCGATCCCCAGCGCTGGAGCGTGGAGGCATGA